A single Verrucomicrobiia bacterium DNA region contains:
- a CDS encoding 4Fe-4S dicluster domain-containing protein, translating to MLGEGIIKGMVETARNFLGSYVRDDRLTTVEYPEERAPQIENARQFPFLVYDGDDWHEGMRCVACQICEKECPPKCIYIVKSKDKKPDYKGQTQFYPAVFDIDVSVCMSCQICVEVCPFEAIKMDTDYEWSATDRFGKLLVHKQQLARPNSHYQKLHPTDAAVSDAALARELAKAQAKAKAAAEAKAAAESKPRPPAASPPTRTD from the coding sequence ATGCTGGGCGAAGGGATCATCAAAGGCATGGTGGAGACCGCGCGGAATTTTCTGGGCAGCTATGTCCGGGACGATCGGTTGACCACGGTGGAGTATCCCGAGGAGCGCGCGCCGCAAATCGAGAACGCACGCCAGTTCCCCTTTCTCGTGTACGATGGCGACGATTGGCATGAGGGGATGCGCTGTGTGGCGTGCCAGATTTGCGAGAAGGAATGTCCGCCCAAGTGCATTTACATCGTCAAGAGCAAGGACAAGAAACCGGATTACAAGGGGCAGACGCAGTTTTATCCGGCGGTCTTCGATATTGACGTTTCGGTGTGCATGAGCTGCCAGATTTGCGTGGAAGTTTGTCCCTTCGAAGCGATCAAGATGGACACGGATTACGAGTGGAGCGCCACGGATCGGTTCGGAAAATTACTCGTCCACAAGCAGCAACTGGCCCGACCCAATTCGCACTACCAGAAACTCCATCCGACCGATGCGGCGGTCTCGGATGCGGCGTTGGCGCGGGAATTGGCCAAGGCGCAGGCCAAAGCCAAGGCTGCGGCGGAAGCAAAAGCCGCGGCGGAAAGCAAACCTCGCCCGCCCGCCGCGTCGCCTCCAACCCGAACCGATTGA
- a CDS encoding DUF309 domain-containing protein, translated as MSRKSGKIAERIAAFQGGGLNAHYLGYFDCFNQQQFYEAHDVLEELWLADRQGPNGDFYKGLIQLAGAFVHLQKNRLRPAAALFELARANLGKYPAQQERLDLARVLSLIAQWSEELAAADFQRNPWLEIPAPVLTLTH; from the coding sequence GTGAGCAGAAAGAGCGGCAAGATCGCCGAACGCATCGCCGCGTTTCAGGGCGGCGGTCTGAACGCGCATTACCTCGGATATTTCGATTGCTTCAATCAACAGCAGTTTTACGAGGCGCATGACGTGTTGGAGGAACTTTGGCTGGCGGATCGGCAGGGGCCGAACGGTGATTTTTACAAGGGTTTGATCCAACTGGCCGGGGCGTTTGTGCATCTGCAAAAAAATCGCCTGCGTCCCGCTGCGGCGCTGTTCGAATTGGCGCGCGCCAATCTGGGCAAGTATCCGGCCCAACAGGAGCGGCTGGATTTGGCGCGGGTCTTGAGCCTGATTGCGCAATGGTCGGAAGAGTTGGCGGCGGCTGATTTTCAGCGCAATCCGTGGTTGGAAATTCCCGCTCCGGTGCTGACTTTGACGCATTAA
- a CDS encoding dihydroorotate dehydrogenase-like protein, which produces MNLETTYLGLQLRSPLVPSAAQPLTESLDQIKRLEDAGAAAIVLHSLFEEQLSLERHDLFECLEQGTESYAEALSYFPVPAEFHVGPELYLKKLARAKAAVRVPVIGSLNGATRGNWMDYARRIEQAGADALELNIYWIPTDPSLTSLEIENLYVEILQSVRQQIRIPIAVKLSPFFTNFANVARRLEAAGAAGLVLFNRFYQPDLDLEALEVTNQVLLSTPMDMRLPLRWTAILRDQLSLSLAASSGIHRASDALKMLMAGADVTMMCSALLRHGERHLTAVEREMCDWLEQHGYESLAQLRGSMSQRSCPDPAAFERAQYVRAVSSYPR; this is translated from the coding sequence ATGAATCTTGAAACCACCTATCTCGGCCTGCAACTCCGCTCGCCACTCGTCCCCTCGGCGGCCCAACCGCTCACGGAAAGTCTGGATCAAATCAAGCGTCTGGAGGATGCCGGGGCGGCGGCGATTGTGCTGCATTCGTTGTTCGAAGAGCAGCTCTCGCTCGAACGCCACGACTTGTTCGAGTGCCTGGAGCAGGGGACGGAAAGTTATGCCGAAGCCTTGAGCTATTTTCCCGTGCCGGCGGAATTTCACGTCGGTCCGGAGCTGTATTTGAAAAAACTCGCGCGGGCAAAAGCCGCCGTACGCGTGCCGGTCATCGGCAGTTTGAACGGGGCCACCCGCGGCAACTGGATGGATTACGCGCGGCGCATCGAGCAGGCGGGCGCGGATGCGCTGGAACTGAACATTTACTGGATCCCCACGGACCCGTCTTTGACGTCGCTCGAAATTGAGAACCTCTACGTGGAAATTCTGCAATCCGTCCGGCAACAGATTCGGATTCCCATTGCCGTGAAGCTCAGCCCGTTTTTCACCAACTTCGCCAACGTGGCGCGACGCTTGGAAGCGGCGGGCGCGGCGGGGTTGGTTTTGTTCAACCGCTTTTATCAGCCGGATTTGGATTTGGAAGCGCTGGAAGTGACCAACCAGGTGTTGTTGAGCACGCCCATGGACATGCGCCTGCCGTTGCGTTGGACCGCCATTCTGCGCGACCAACTAAGTCTCAGCCTGGCCGCCAGCAGCGGCATCCATCGCGCCAGTGACGCGTTGAAAATGCTGATGGCGGGCGCGGATGTGACGATGATGTGTTCCGCGTTGTTGCGACATGGGGAGCGGCATCTGACCGCGGTGGAGCGGGAAATGTGCGACTGGCTGGAACAGCACGGTTATGAATCGCTCGCGCAACTGCGCGGCAGCATGAGCCAGCGGAGCTGTCCGGACCCGGCGGCCTTCGAGCGCGCCCAATACGTGCGTGCGGTTTCGAGTTACCCACGATGA
- the nifJ gene encoding pyruvate:ferredoxin (flavodoxin) oxidoreductase, giving the protein MNIALCQTLDANEAVARIAYQLSEVIAIYPITPASPMGEWADQWAAYHRHNLWGTVPSVIEMQSEAGAAGAVHGALQTGALATTFTASQGLLLMLPNMYKIAGELTPTVFHIAARSIAAQALSIFGDHQDVMAARQTGWAMLCSNSVQEAQDLALIAHVATLAARIPFVHFFDGFRTSHEVGKIEMISEETIRAMINEDQITAHRERGLTPDRPVLRGTAQNPDVYFQARETVNPFYARCAEIVEATMAKFGELTGRHYQLYEYHGAPDAERVVVLMGSGAEAVHEMVDHLNAAGGRCGVLKVRLYRPWDAERFIAALPASVKRLAVLDRTKEPGAGGEPLYLDVLQALAEAGRKSAATGKAKFAQPLHVVGGRYGLSSKEFTPAMVKAVFDNLAAAEPKNHFTVGIHDDVSHTSLPVEEDFSIEPPEVTRALFYGLGSDGTVGANKESIKIIGENTDYFAQGYFVYDSKKAGATTVSHLRFGPKPIRSTYLITQANFVACHQPLFLQRMNVAECLAPGGTLLLNSPHQPEAVWQHLPPETQRDLITKRAKVYTINALGVARAAGMGLRINTVMQTCFFSVSGVLSGDAAINAIKNSIKKTYGKKGEEVVRMNLAAVDTTLANLFEVKVPATVESVAAIRPPVPQHAPDFVRRVLGPVIGGKGDRLPVSALPSDGTYPTATAKWEKRNLAVEVPVWEPDICIQCGKCVFVCPHAAIRSKVYDDAAADPATFQSVPARLPEWKNKRYTLQVAVEDCTGCGVCVDVCPARNKSEARLKAINMRPQAPVREAGVKNWDHFLTIPELDRRSVSTQNVRAMQALEPLFEFSGACAGCGETPYIKLLTQLFGDRMIVANATGCSSIYGGNLPTTPWTKNHEGRGPAWSNSLFEDNAEFGLGFRVSLDQQRQFAGELLQKLAGALDAELVNGLLTADQKDEAGIYEQRERVAALKQKLAAMDAPEARRLLTLADMLVRKSVWIIGGDGWGYDIGYGGLDHVLASGRNVKVLLLDTEVYSNTGGQASKSTPLGAVAKFAVGGKPAAKKDLGLIAMTYGNIYVASVAMGAKDEHTLKTFLEAEAYDGPALIIAYSQCIAHGINMATGMQNQKAAVNSGHWLLYRYHPDRAARGENPLQLDSSNPRLKLAEYRAMENRYKMLSQSHPDAAQTMLAQAQEEVNLRWKLYQHLAARDLKPAATPAAPPAAVPPAPQ; this is encoded by the coding sequence ATGAATATCGCGCTCTGCCAGACCCTCGATGCTAATGAGGCCGTCGCTCGCATTGCCTACCAGTTGAGTGAGGTGATTGCCATTTATCCCATTACGCCCGCTTCGCCCATGGGTGAATGGGCGGATCAATGGGCGGCGTATCATCGGCATAATCTTTGGGGCACGGTACCGTCCGTGATCGAGATGCAAAGCGAGGCCGGCGCCGCGGGCGCCGTGCATGGCGCGCTCCAAACCGGCGCGCTGGCCACCACCTTCACCGCCTCGCAAGGGCTGCTGTTGATGCTTCCCAACATGTACAAAATCGCGGGGGAATTGACCCCGACGGTTTTTCACATCGCGGCGCGTTCGATTGCGGCTCAAGCCTTGTCCATCTTCGGCGACCATCAGGATGTCATGGCGGCACGCCAAACCGGTTGGGCGATGCTTTGTTCCAACTCCGTTCAGGAAGCGCAAGACCTGGCGTTGATTGCCCACGTCGCCACGCTGGCCGCGCGGATTCCGTTCGTGCATTTCTTCGATGGTTTCCGCACTTCGCATGAAGTCGGCAAGATCGAGATGATTTCCGAGGAAACCATCCGGGCCATGATCAATGAAGATCAAATCACGGCACATCGGGAACGCGGCTTGACCCCGGATCGTCCGGTGCTGCGCGGCACGGCTCAGAATCCCGACGTTTATTTTCAAGCGCGGGAAACGGTGAATCCATTCTACGCGCGCTGCGCCGAGATTGTGGAAGCCACCATGGCGAAGTTCGGTGAACTGACCGGACGCCACTATCAACTCTACGAGTATCACGGCGCGCCCGATGCGGAACGGGTGGTAGTCCTGATGGGATCAGGCGCCGAGGCGGTGCATGAAATGGTGGATCACTTGAACGCCGCCGGAGGCCGGTGCGGCGTGTTGAAAGTGCGGTTGTATCGGCCGTGGGACGCAGAACGCTTCATTGCCGCCCTGCCCGCATCGGTAAAGCGGCTGGCGGTTTTGGATCGCACCAAGGAGCCGGGCGCGGGCGGAGAGCCGCTTTATTTGGACGTGTTGCAAGCTCTGGCCGAAGCGGGACGGAAGTCCGCGGCAACCGGCAAAGCGAAATTTGCCCAACCGCTCCACGTGGTCGGCGGGCGTTACGGTTTATCTTCCAAGGAATTCACCCCGGCCATGGTGAAAGCGGTATTCGATAATCTCGCCGCGGCAGAACCCAAGAACCATTTCACTGTGGGCATCCACGACGATGTGAGTCACACGAGCCTGCCGGTGGAGGAGGATTTTTCAATCGAGCCGCCCGAGGTGACGCGCGCCTTGTTTTACGGATTGGGATCGGATGGCACCGTGGGCGCGAACAAGGAATCCATCAAAATCATCGGCGAAAACACGGATTATTTTGCGCAGGGTTATTTCGTTTATGATTCCAAGAAAGCGGGTGCGACCACCGTGTCGCACCTGCGCTTTGGGCCGAAACCCATCCGCTCGACCTACTTGATCACGCAGGCGAATTTCGTTGCGTGTCATCAACCGCTGTTCCTGCAACGCATGAACGTCGCCGAATGTCTCGCTCCTGGCGGCACGTTGTTGCTCAATTCACCGCATCAACCGGAAGCCGTCTGGCAGCATTTACCTCCGGAAACGCAGCGGGATTTGATCACCAAGCGGGCGAAGGTTTATACGATCAACGCGCTCGGCGTCGCTCGCGCCGCCGGCATGGGGTTGCGGATCAACACCGTAATGCAAACCTGTTTCTTCTCGGTGTCGGGCGTGTTGTCGGGCGATGCCGCCATCAACGCCATCAAAAATTCCATCAAGAAAACGTACGGTAAAAAGGGCGAGGAAGTGGTGCGGATGAACCTTGCCGCCGTGGACACGACCCTGGCGAATTTGTTCGAGGTGAAAGTGCCCGCCACCGTCGAAAGCGTGGCGGCCATCCGTCCGCCGGTGCCGCAGCACGCGCCGGATTTTGTGCGCCGCGTCCTCGGTCCGGTGATTGGTGGGAAGGGGGATCGCCTGCCGGTCAGCGCGCTGCCCAGCGATGGCACGTATCCCACCGCGACCGCCAAATGGGAAAAGCGGAATCTCGCCGTGGAAGTGCCGGTGTGGGAGCCGGACATTTGCATCCAATGCGGCAAGTGCGTCTTTGTTTGTCCGCATGCGGCGATCCGCAGCAAGGTGTACGATGACGCCGCCGCGGATCCGGCGACGTTTCAATCCGTGCCCGCCCGGCTGCCGGAATGGAAGAACAAGCGTTACACCCTGCAAGTGGCGGTGGAGGATTGCACCGGCTGTGGCGTGTGTGTGGATGTCTGTCCGGCGCGCAATAAATCCGAGGCCCGGCTGAAAGCCATCAACATGCGCCCGCAAGCTCCGGTGCGGGAGGCGGGCGTCAAGAACTGGGACCATTTCCTCACCATTCCCGAATTGGATCGGCGCTCGGTTTCCACGCAAAACGTGCGCGCCATGCAGGCGTTGGAGCCGTTGTTTGAATTCTCCGGAGCGTGCGCCGGCTGCGGCGAAACGCCGTATATCAAGCTGCTGACCCAGTTGTTTGGCGACCGCATGATCGTGGCCAACGCCACCGGTTGCTCCTCGATTTACGGCGGCAATTTGCCCACGACCCCCTGGACCAAAAACCATGAGGGGCGCGGTCCCGCTTGGAGTAATTCGCTGTTCGAGGACAACGCCGAATTTGGCTTGGGCTTCCGCGTGAGCCTTGACCAGCAACGTCAGTTCGCCGGTGAGTTGTTGCAAAAATTGGCGGGCGCGCTGGATGCGGAGTTGGTGAACGGCCTTTTGACCGCCGATCAAAAGGATGAGGCGGGAATTTACGAGCAACGGGAACGGGTGGCCGCACTTAAGCAAAAGCTGGCCGCCATGGATGCCCCCGAAGCCCGCCGGCTGCTCACTCTGGCCGATATGTTGGTGCGCAAAAGCGTGTGGATCATCGGCGGAGACGGCTGGGGTTACGACATCGGTTATGGCGGATTGGATCACGTCCTGGCCAGCGGCCGCAACGTGAAGGTGCTGCTGTTGGACACGGAAGTTTATTCCAACACTGGTGGGCAGGCCTCGAAATCCACGCCGCTCGGCGCCGTGGCGAAATTCGCCGTGGGCGGCAAACCCGCCGCCAAGAAAGACCTCGGGCTGATTGCCATGACGTATGGGAACATCTACGTGGCCAGCGTGGCGATGGGCGCGAAGGATGAACACACGCTGAAAACTTTTCTCGAAGCGGAAGCGTATGACGGGCCGGCGCTGATCATTGCCTACTCGCAGTGCATTGCGCACGGCATCAACATGGCCACCGGCATGCAAAACCAGAAGGCGGCGGTGAACTCAGGCCATTGGTTGTTGTATCGCTACCATCCGGATCGCGCGGCGCGCGGCGAGAACCCGTTGCAACTGGACTCCAGCAATCCGCGCCTCAAGCTGGCCGAGTATCGCGCCATGGAAAATCGCTACAAAATGCTCAGCCAAAGCCATCCGGACGCCGCTCAAACCATGCTGGCCCAGGCGCAGGAGGAAGTGAATCTGCGCTGGAAATTATACCAGCACCTGGCGGCTCGGGACTTGAAACCGGCCGCGACCCCGGCGGCGCCGCCAGCGGCGGTCCCGCCGGCCCCGCAATGA
- a CDS encoding CvpA family protein, translating into MTIWLLALIVLAVVALVGYNQGAIRTGISFLGIILAFLLAPLAGKIFVPLLGLLGVQSPIWLWALPPLFGFILISALVKTGAFFVHQKVDVYYKYKAGDLRLALWERLNKRLGACVGVLNGVAYLVLLSFVIYVLGYWTVQLATSENDPKGLRLLNVLAHDLQSTGMDRVGKSIDPMKAPYYDTADLAGLMFQNPLLEARFLRYPGFLSLGERPEFQTLGKDQGFADMRLQSSPINSVMEQSSAQAIFSNPELLHQIWATLQPDLADLQEYLVTGKSDKYDREKLLGRWVFNPSGTMLAFRRLKPNLAGGEIARMREFLKERFAQCTIVAAPDKMLVVKNFPQGLAQPGMPQQTTDRRGTWSAEGDDYDFNLDGERHTAKFEGNHLIMSGDVPLAFRKED; encoded by the coding sequence ATGACAATTTGGTTGTTGGCTCTCATCGTTTTGGCGGTGGTCGCACTGGTCGGGTATAATCAGGGGGCGATCCGCACCGGAATTTCCTTCCTTGGCATCATCCTCGCCTTTCTGCTCGCGCCCCTGGCCGGCAAAATTTTCGTGCCGCTCCTTGGTTTGTTGGGCGTGCAAAGCCCCATCTGGCTGTGGGCCTTACCGCCGCTGTTTGGGTTCATTCTCATTTCCGCTCTGGTCAAAACGGGGGCGTTTTTTGTGCATCAAAAAGTGGATGTTTATTACAAATACAAAGCGGGCGATCTGCGATTGGCGCTGTGGGAGCGACTCAACAAACGGCTCGGCGCCTGCGTGGGCGTGTTGAACGGGGTGGCTTATCTGGTGCTGCTGTCGTTCGTTATTTACGTTCTTGGCTACTGGACGGTGCAACTGGCCACCTCGGAAAACGACCCCAAGGGCCTGCGCCTGCTGAATGTGCTCGCGCACGATTTGCAGAGCACGGGCATGGACCGCGTGGGCAAGTCCATTGATCCGATGAAAGCGCCGTATTACGACACCGCCGATCTCGCCGGGTTGATGTTTCAAAATCCCCTGTTGGAAGCGCGTTTCCTGCGCTACCCGGGTTTCTTGAGTTTGGGCGAACGTCCCGAGTTTCAAACGCTGGGCAAAGATCAAGGCTTTGCGGACATGCGTTTGCAATCCAGTCCCATCAATTCCGTGATGGAGCAGTCTTCCGCCCAAGCCATTTTTTCCAACCCGGAATTGTTGCACCAAATCTGGGCGACCTTGCAACCGGATCTGGCTGATCTGCAGGAGTATTTGGTGACCGGCAAGTCCGATAAGTACGATCGCGAAAAGTTGTTGGGCCGCTGGGTGTTCAACCCCTCCGGCACCATGCTCGCGTTCCGTCGCCTTAAACCCAATCTCGCCGGAGGCGAAATCGCCCGTATGCGCGAGTTTTTGAAGGAACGCTTTGCGCAATGCACGATCGTGGCCGCTCCCGATAAAATGCTGGTGGTGAAAAATTTTCCGCAAGGGCTGGCGCAACCGGGAATGCCTCAGCAAACAACCGATCGCCGCGGCACCTGGTCAGCGGAGGGCGACGATTACGATTTCAATCTGGACGGAGAACGGCACACGGCAAAATTTGAAGGCAATCACCTGATCATGTCGGGAGATGTTCCCCTCGCCTTTCGGAAGGAAGATTGA
- a CDS encoding sigma-70 family RNA polymerase sigma factor produces the protein MTEPASDQTASAMDPVKPSGPVVSSVRAEEAQLIGRAQKGDLAAYDELVRRYQERIYATLYHMTSNHEDANDLTQEAFIKAYQVLQSFKGGSSFYTWVYRIAVNKTINFLKQRKNRYAMSLNDLDFNAEKDPDLVALISDKTPRRDIALGELHKKLNEAMQKLSEQHRLVVTLHDVQGLAHEEIAEIMQCNVGTVRSRLFYARQQLQGDLADYLK, from the coding sequence ATGACCGAACCAGCATCGGATCAGACGGCGAGTGCGATGGACCCGGTCAAGCCGTCCGGTCCGGTGGTTTCATCAGTGCGTGCGGAAGAGGCCCAACTTATCGGTCGGGCGCAAAAGGGGGATCTGGCGGCTTACGATGAATTGGTGCGCCGCTATCAGGAGCGGATTTACGCCACCCTTTACCACATGACGTCCAATCACGAGGACGCGAACGACCTGACTCAGGAAGCGTTCATCAAAGCCTATCAGGTCTTGCAGAGTTTCAAGGGAGGTTCGAGCTTCTACACCTGGGTCTATCGGATTGCCGTCAACAAGACGATCAATTTCCTCAAGCAACGGAAGAACCGGTACGCCATGAGTTTGAACGATCTGGATTTTAATGCGGAGAAGGATCCGGATTTGGTGGCGTTGATTTCGGATAAAACCCCCCGTCGCGACATCGCTCTGGGGGAGTTGCACAAAAAATTGAACGAGGCCATGCAGAAACTGTCGGAACAACATCGGCTCGTTGTGACCCTGCACGACGTGCAAGGGCTGGCACACGAGGAGATTGCGGAGATCATGCAATGCAATGTGGGAACGGTCAGATCGCGCCTGTTTTATGCGCGACAGCAGTTGCAGGGAGATCTCGCGGATTATCTGAAGTAG
- a CDS encoding polyprenyl synthetase family protein, whose product MVAVESKIPATDAIAGQRGKLPTAWRQFVEPVEPFLDAVSQCLLRQVKTFDPALADYAEYTLSGNGKRLRPALVALAAKALGNPNEDHVTVAAIIEMVHLATLVHDDVMDEAELRRGKLTVAANWGNEIAVLFGDCLFAHALTLAAGFPTPEVCRAVASATNTVCSGEILQTRHRRNFARSQKEYFRVLEMKTAELFGLSCGLAAFLANATPAQRAALRSFGMAFGTAYQIYDDCVDLFGSETEAGKSLGTDLAKGKLTYPVLLAWERAGREDRAKLETLVESWQPTAFDWIQQILRRHATLKPTVDLIERYLVQARQSLSLLPESEGHAGLLVATEYLAQQAALLSE is encoded by the coding sequence ATGGTGGCCGTTGAGTCTAAAATCCCCGCTACCGACGCCATTGCGGGACAGCGGGGTAAACTACCTACCGCTTGGAGGCAGTTCGTGGAGCCGGTCGAGCCTTTTCTTGACGCGGTTTCCCAATGTTTGTTGAGGCAGGTAAAAACTTTTGACCCGGCGTTGGCCGACTATGCCGAATACACCCTCAGTGGCAACGGCAAGCGCTTGCGCCCCGCTTTGGTGGCACTGGCCGCCAAGGCGCTCGGCAATCCCAACGAAGACCACGTCACCGTCGCCGCGATCATTGAAATGGTGCATTTGGCCACTCTGGTTCACGACGACGTGATGGACGAGGCGGAATTGCGACGCGGTAAATTGACGGTTGCCGCCAATTGGGGAAATGAAATCGCGGTGCTGTTTGGCGATTGCCTGTTTGCCCACGCGCTTACTCTGGCTGCGGGTTTTCCGACGCCGGAGGTTTGTCGTGCGGTCGCTTCCGCGACGAATACGGTTTGCTCGGGTGAAATTTTGCAAACCCGGCATCGGCGCAATTTCGCCCGCTCACAAAAGGAATACTTCCGCGTTTTGGAAATGAAAACGGCGGAGCTATTTGGGTTGTCGTGCGGTCTGGCGGCGTTCCTGGCCAACGCCACTCCGGCGCAACGCGCGGCGCTGCGCAGTTTCGGCATGGCTTTCGGCACTGCATATCAAATCTATGATGACTGCGTGGATTTGTTCGGTTCGGAAACGGAGGCGGGCAAATCGCTGGGCACGGACCTGGCCAAAGGCAAATTGACGTATCCCGTGTTGTTGGCGTGGGAACGCGCCGGACGCGAGGACCGGGCCAAGTTGGAAACGCTGGTGGAATCGTGGCAACCGACGGCTTTTGACTGGATTCAGCAGATCCTGCGGCGTCACGCCACTTTGAAGCCGACGGTGGATTTAATTGAACGCTATCTCGTTCAAGCCCGTCAAAGCCTCAGTCTGCTGCCAGAGTCCGAGGGGCATGCTGGCCTCTTGGTCGCCACTGAATATCTGGCGCAGCAGGCGGCTTTGTTGTCAGAATGA
- a CDS encoding secondary thiamine-phosphate synthase enzyme YjbQ, with translation MKHLTEYLWFETPHRRDYLKITPTIEKLVRQSGVQEGLCLVNAMHITASVYINDAEDGLLHDYDVWLEKLAPHEPTTQYQHNRTGEDNADAHMKRQIMGREVVVAITQGRLDLGPWEQIYYGEFDGRRRKRVLVKIIGE, from the coding sequence ATGAAACATCTGACCGAATACCTTTGGTTTGAGACGCCGCACCGGCGCGACTACCTGAAGATCACGCCCACGATTGAAAAACTCGTCCGCCAGAGTGGAGTGCAGGAAGGACTTTGTTTGGTGAACGCCATGCACATCACCGCCAGCGTTTATATCAACGACGCCGAGGACGGCTTGTTGCATGACTACGACGTCTGGTTGGAGAAGTTGGCTCCGCATGAACCGACGACTCAATACCAGCACAATCGAACCGGCGAAGACAATGCCGACGCGCACATGAAACGTCAGATCATGGGACGCGAAGTGGTCGTCGCCATTACGCAGGGCCGGTTGGACCTCGGGCCGTGGGAGCAGATTTATTACGGCGAATTTGACGGCCGCCGCCGCAAACGGGTGTTGGTAAAAATCATCGGTGAATAG
- a CDS encoding ABC transporter ATP-binding protein encodes MPAIEVSGLTKTFRIYKKRPGFQGALRGLFRREYETVAAVSNVSFQIAPGELVGFLGPNGAGKTTTLKMLAGLLYPTDGRARVLGHVPWERADAYRRQFALVMGQKNQLWWDLPARESLELNARIYGIPTGQFERTVAELTELLEVREKLNVSVRELSLGERMKLELIASLLHQPKVLFLDEPTIGLDVVSQQTVRKFLRHHNATQKTTILLTSHYMEDIEALCQRVIIIDHGRISFDGQLSEVVDRFADFKLITIEYDRASGRDQEALQRYGEVIEQTAGRIKLKVKRDRVISVCKELLDQFPVRDIDIEEVPIEEVIRHIFAR; translated from the coding sequence GTGCCAGCGATTGAGGTCAGCGGCCTGACCAAGACTTTCCGCATCTACAAAAAGCGCCCCGGCTTTCAAGGGGCGTTGCGCGGGCTGTTTCGGCGCGAATACGAGACGGTGGCCGCCGTCAGCAACGTCAGCTTCCAGATCGCACCTGGTGAACTCGTTGGCTTTCTTGGTCCCAACGGCGCCGGCAAAACCACCACGCTTAAAATGCTCGCCGGACTGTTGTACCCAACGGACGGACGGGCGCGCGTCCTGGGGCACGTTCCCTGGGAACGTGCCGATGCGTACCGCCGGCAGTTCGCGCTGGTCATGGGGCAGAAGAACCAATTGTGGTGGGACTTGCCCGCGCGCGAATCGTTGGAGTTGAACGCGCGGATTTACGGCATTCCCACGGGGCAGTTTGAACGCACCGTGGCCGAGCTGACGGAGTTGTTGGAGGTGCGTGAGAAACTCAACGTGAGCGTGCGCGAACTTTCGCTGGGCGAACGGATGAAGCTGGAATTGATCGCTTCCCTGTTGCACCAGCCCAAGGTTTTGTTTCTGGATGAGCCTACAATTGGCTTGGATGTGGTTTCGCAGCAAACGGTGCGGAAATTTTTACGCCACCATAACGCCACGCAAAAGACCACCATTCTGCTCACGAGCCACTACATGGAGGACATTGAAGCGCTTTGCCAGCGCGTGATCATCATTGACCACGGCCGGATTTCCTTTGATGGCCAGCTCAGCGAGGTCGTGGATCGTTTCGCTGATTTCAAACTGATCACCATTGAATACGACCGCGCCAGCGGACGGGATCAGGAAGCCTTACAGCGTTACGGCGAGGTGATCGAACAAACCGCGGGACGCATCAAACTCAAGGTCAAACGCGATCGCGTCATTTCGGTTTGCAAAGAGTTATTGGACCAATTCCCCGTGCGGGACATTGATATCGAGGAAGTTCCCATCGAAGAAGTGATCCGGCACATTTTCGCGCGTTGA